Proteins from a genomic interval of Neodiprion lecontei isolate iyNeoLeco1 chromosome 2, iyNeoLeco1.1, whole genome shotgun sequence:
- the LOC107217716 gene encoding PR domain zinc finger protein 5 isoform X2, with protein sequence MDVPLKLCRLCGKETRQGTDVFKDKVKGAVLISIINKYLSKEVINILVSDAFSKFVCVECEQKIYVFDEFCLMVANVQKQLTAPALEIDFAEDMLCHLKENDVLSKATVPYREKRKSICDICSKSFRCQAHLNRHKRIHTGARPFICNICNMSFNQQEILTKHRETHDNKKQFQCANCHQSFRYKVSLQSHLVTFHTDTDSSSSSMLCNRGFSVVNTSSTCLECGKIFATKYKLQRHCRSHSGDRPYTCSYCNRTFSQTGNLKQHQVKCHNSNCIVSETSNSHQRLSSEGNCEISNVPLNNFQSIYITESEIQKTINETINSTDQGSSYLSKSFASPIYIDEEIETMLDQDLEQLDSSKYRSSEQEKVSLCLKQPETPELLHSLLYDE encoded by the exons ATGGAC GTTCCTCTAAAATTGTGTCGGTTATGTGGGAAGGAAACGCGCCAAGGTACAGATGTATTCAAAGATAAGGTTAAGGGTGCCGTCTTGATATCAATAATCAACAAGTACTTGTCGAAAGAG GTGATAAATATTTTGGTGTCGGAtgcattttcgaaatttgtctGCGTTGAATGTGAACAGAAGATATACGTGTTTGACGAATTCTGTTTGATGGTAGCGAACGTTCAAAAACAGCTGACAGCACCTGCTttagaaattgattttgcAGAG GACATGCTGTGCcacttgaaagaaaatgatgTTTTATCTAAAGCAACCGTACCGTATAGAGAAAAGCGTAAATCTATTTGTGATATTTGCTCAAAGAGTTTCAGGTGTCAGGCACACCTTAATAGGCACAAACGTATTCACACGGGAGCTCGACCCTTCATTTGTAAT ATTTGCAACATGTCTTTTAATCAGCAAGAAATTTTAACAAAGCACAGAGAAACTCACGATAACAAGAAGCAGTTTCAATGTGCAAATTGTCATCAGTCCTTTCGGTACAAAGTATCGCTCCAGTCTCATCTAGTTACATTTCATACCGATACAGACTCCTCGTCATCTTCCATGTTGTGCAATAGAGGTTTCTCTGTTGTTAATACATCTTCGACATGCCTCGaatgtggaaaaatatttgcaacaaAGTATAAGCTTCAACGTCACTGTAGATCTCACTCGGGAGATAGACCTTATACATGTTCATATTGCAATCGGACATTTTCACAGACTGGTAATCTTAAGCAGCATCAAGTTAAGTGCCATAACAGTAATTGCATTGTATCGGAAACTTCAAATTCTCATCAGCGCTTGAGCAGTGAGGGAAATTGCGAAATTTCTAATGTCCCCTTAAATAACTTTCAATCTATCTACATCACAGAGAGTGAGATACAAAAAACCATCAATGAGACAATTAATTCTACTGATCAAGGTAGTTCATATCTCAGCAAATCCTttgcaagtcccatatacatAGATGAGGAAATTGAAACGATGCTAGATCAAGATTTAGAACAGTTGGACAGTTCAAAGTATCGGTCCTCAGAACAAGAGAAAGTTTCTCTCTGTTTAAAACAGCCTGAAACTCCTGAGTTGTTGCACAGCTTGTTGTATGATGAATAG
- the LOC107217716 gene encoding PR domain zinc finger protein 5 isoform X1: MMFHKVPLKLCRLCGKETRQGTDVFKDKVKGAVLISIINKYLSKEVINILVSDAFSKFVCVECEQKIYVFDEFCLMVANVQKQLTAPALEIDFAEDMLCHLKENDVLSKATVPYREKRKSICDICSKSFRCQAHLNRHKRIHTGARPFICNICNMSFNQQEILTKHRETHDNKKQFQCANCHQSFRYKVSLQSHLVTFHTDTDSSSSSMLCNRGFSVVNTSSTCLECGKIFATKYKLQRHCRSHSGDRPYTCSYCNRTFSQTGNLKQHQVKCHNSNCIVSETSNSHQRLSSEGNCEISNVPLNNFQSIYITESEIQKTINETINSTDQGSSYLSKSFASPIYIDEEIETMLDQDLEQLDSSKYRSSEQEKVSLCLKQPETPELLHSLLYDE; encoded by the exons ATGATGTTTCATAAGGTTCCTCTAAAATTGTGTCGGTTATGTGGGAAGGAAACGCGCCAAGGTACAGATGTATTCAAAGATAAGGTTAAGGGTGCCGTCTTGATATCAATAATCAACAAGTACTTGTCGAAAGAG GTGATAAATATTTTGGTGTCGGAtgcattttcgaaatttgtctGCGTTGAATGTGAACAGAAGATATACGTGTTTGACGAATTCTGTTTGATGGTAGCGAACGTTCAAAAACAGCTGACAGCACCTGCTttagaaattgattttgcAGAG GACATGCTGTGCcacttgaaagaaaatgatgTTTTATCTAAAGCAACCGTACCGTATAGAGAAAAGCGTAAATCTATTTGTGATATTTGCTCAAAGAGTTTCAGGTGTCAGGCACACCTTAATAGGCACAAACGTATTCACACGGGAGCTCGACCCTTCATTTGTAAT ATTTGCAACATGTCTTTTAATCAGCAAGAAATTTTAACAAAGCACAGAGAAACTCACGATAACAAGAAGCAGTTTCAATGTGCAAATTGTCATCAGTCCTTTCGGTACAAAGTATCGCTCCAGTCTCATCTAGTTACATTTCATACCGATACAGACTCCTCGTCATCTTCCATGTTGTGCAATAGAGGTTTCTCTGTTGTTAATACATCTTCGACATGCCTCGaatgtggaaaaatatttgcaacaaAGTATAAGCTTCAACGTCACTGTAGATCTCACTCGGGAGATAGACCTTATACATGTTCATATTGCAATCGGACATTTTCACAGACTGGTAATCTTAAGCAGCATCAAGTTAAGTGCCATAACAGTAATTGCATTGTATCGGAAACTTCAAATTCTCATCAGCGCTTGAGCAGTGAGGGAAATTGCGAAATTTCTAATGTCCCCTTAAATAACTTTCAATCTATCTACATCACAGAGAGTGAGATACAAAAAACCATCAATGAGACAATTAATTCTACTGATCAAGGTAGTTCATATCTCAGCAAATCCTttgcaagtcccatatacatAGATGAGGAAATTGAAACGATGCTAGATCAAGATTTAGAACAGTTGGACAGTTCAAAGTATCGGTCCTCAGAACAAGAGAAAGTTTCTCTCTGTTTAAAACAGCCTGAAACTCCTGAGTTGTTGCACAGCTTGTTGTATGATGAATAG
- the LOC107217716 gene encoding zinc finger protein 471 isoform X3 — protein MVANVQKQLTAPALEIDFAEDMLCHLKENDVLSKATVPYREKRKSICDICSKSFRCQAHLNRHKRIHTGARPFICNICNMSFNQQEILTKHRETHDNKKQFQCANCHQSFRYKVSLQSHLVTFHTDTDSSSSSMLCNRGFSVVNTSSTCLECGKIFATKYKLQRHCRSHSGDRPYTCSYCNRTFSQTGNLKQHQVKCHNSNCIVSETSNSHQRLSSEGNCEISNVPLNNFQSIYITESEIQKTINETINSTDQGSSYLSKSFASPIYIDEEIETMLDQDLEQLDSSKYRSSEQEKVSLCLKQPETPELLHSLLYDE, from the exons ATGGTAGCGAACGTTCAAAAACAGCTGACAGCACCTGCTttagaaattgattttgcAGAG GACATGCTGTGCcacttgaaagaaaatgatgTTTTATCTAAAGCAACCGTACCGTATAGAGAAAAGCGTAAATCTATTTGTGATATTTGCTCAAAGAGTTTCAGGTGTCAGGCACACCTTAATAGGCACAAACGTATTCACACGGGAGCTCGACCCTTCATTTGTAAT ATTTGCAACATGTCTTTTAATCAGCAAGAAATTTTAACAAAGCACAGAGAAACTCACGATAACAAGAAGCAGTTTCAATGTGCAAATTGTCATCAGTCCTTTCGGTACAAAGTATCGCTCCAGTCTCATCTAGTTACATTTCATACCGATACAGACTCCTCGTCATCTTCCATGTTGTGCAATAGAGGTTTCTCTGTTGTTAATACATCTTCGACATGCCTCGaatgtggaaaaatatttgcaacaaAGTATAAGCTTCAACGTCACTGTAGATCTCACTCGGGAGATAGACCTTATACATGTTCATATTGCAATCGGACATTTTCACAGACTGGTAATCTTAAGCAGCATCAAGTTAAGTGCCATAACAGTAATTGCATTGTATCGGAAACTTCAAATTCTCATCAGCGCTTGAGCAGTGAGGGAAATTGCGAAATTTCTAATGTCCCCTTAAATAACTTTCAATCTATCTACATCACAGAGAGTGAGATACAAAAAACCATCAATGAGACAATTAATTCTACTGATCAAGGTAGTTCATATCTCAGCAAATCCTttgcaagtcccatatacatAGATGAGGAAATTGAAACGATGCTAGATCAAGATTTAGAACAGTTGGACAGTTCAAAGTATCGGTCCTCAGAACAAGAGAAAGTTTCTCTCTGTTTAAAACAGCCTGAAACTCCTGAGTTGTTGCACAGCTTGTTGTATGATGAATAG